The region TTTGTTTTACTGTGAGGTTTAATACACTAGTAATTTGCAGGTGTACAACAGGAGACTGAGGACAGATTTGGACTCATGTACACCCACCTTCCGTCACATGCCACCCTTTTTGATTTCAGTGGAGTGCTTTCACATTTATAATGCAGAGACAGTTTAAGGTCCAGCTTGAGTTACAACACTCATCTTCCTTCTCATTAGCTATTGTCCTTTTACACATAGCTCTGAATAGGTGCTGGCATATCAAATGCTTCCTATAATTCCTTAGCTCTTATGCAGGCAGTTTTGGTTACACTGATCCAAATTTTCAGGAAATACCAAATGAGTCactttatttttcatttcccaAAACTCTGTCTCACTAGGTTTGGGAGGGCTAGGGAAGACCCAGGAATTATCTTCCAAAGAGCTCTTTCCATAGGAGTTGTGTTCCTGAAATGGCAAGTCACAAACTGGGAGTCTCTCATCAGAACACGACTGGGAAGACACAGCGTTGCCGAAAACTTGATCACTTGGTGCACACAGCCTCTTTTTGCACACTGTTCCAGAAGCTGTGAGATGTTCGTTTGTGAAGTCTCTTTCAAGGTCTTCAATACATTGAATAGGTGCACAGGATGATACTGCAGAAAGCACAGCAGGTTAACATTAAACATAAAACGTGTTCAAAACTCTGATGTACTTTTAATATTACAACATGCAGAACAGATTACTAAGTGAAAGCCTGTGCTTCTGGTGATTCATTTAGCTTCAGTGACAATTCATTTTCAAGAACCTGAGCACACTTACAGAAGAAGGTACATAGCCAATCTTTCCCCTACAAGGGATTTGggatttctggaaaaaaagggaAGAGCAATAATCTCTTATTGTCAAGTTTTTATACTTCTTCCAAAAATCACAGCATGAAAACAggcttttcaaccactgtgctgcagcatactggtgtgctgtgaatggtctgcaggtgtgccatgggagtctgtgggaggatcatatattagcaggtcattgggggatgtgagcccctggccagcagtacaatgggccttgtcaattctcaaaaaaccgatgatgtgccttgacaattctagctcCTCAGTGTGCCATGCGatgaaaaaagctgaaaaatcactgttctacagCCTCTCCATTGTGAAGGCTGGCTATTGAAAAGTCAGAAGGACACTGGGCACTGCTTGACGAGAAGGACATTTTAAAATAAGACAATAAGGGCATCTGATGCTTAGAGGTTGGGGCAGCCTTTTCCTTCCTCTGAAATCGCATTCATGTGATAGAATAGCCAGCATAACACAGAGTATAAAAAATGGATCTGTGGGGGTATCCAGAAAACTACAGGCCAGTTAACTTAATGTCACTTCCATCCTATAATGCATAACTAATTTACAGAACTGACTGCAAGCAGATGTAGCAATGGCCATTAGCTTACATACTATACATGGAAGCCACCTTCCTGGCCTCTAAAAAGCTGCTGTTGAGGGTCAGGGGACAGTGGAGCAGGATGTGTGTGGGACAGAACAGTGGCATGGGATGTGGAGCAGGTAGGGAATACCAGAAGCCAGGAGGAGAACCACGAGTAGAACAAGGAAACTTATGGTGAGAAAATTGTGCATTCAGGACATTGCTTGGCATCTCAATGGTACATTTTCAAGTCCTTTGGCACAGGTGCCAATTTCAGAGTCAAATCGCATAGTTTTGGTAGAAGCTCAGCAATTTCAAATGTGAATTCTTTAAGAACTCTCAGGCAGATGTCATCTGAACCTGGTGGCCTATTTCTCATAGCTGATCTGATAGGGTTTATCACTAGAGGTacttgaaaattgtgttatttaactGAGAAgcaaacccattgtgttcagtaaaacttaggctacaatcctatcttactAACAGGAAACAAAATACATCTACGTATTGCCTCTACTTCACTACATGCAACTGTCCTCCCTGATGGGCAGTCATATTTGAGGGTTTCAGAGGCATGTACTGCATTGGGTGTGCACCTGGTGTACATGTGCTGGAAACTCACAGTCaagcacacctccccccactaTTTCCACATAGGTATTACCTATCCATTATATTCCAGAAAGAAATGCCTTCTGTGTAGGCATTTCATTGGGTATGAAGAGGCTCTTAGGCTAAAAAAATTTATCCCATTACAAGACTAAGAAAAATGTAGTTAAGTGcacttttgtaaaaaacaaaaacactactCAGAAGAATGCATTTGAAAAACAACATGTCTTCTGGTACTTTTTCTAGTTGTGGTAAAAGGTCAAATACAAGTAAACCTAACACCTCAGCCTCGTACAAATAAGCAACACTTGACTGAAGAAAAAAGCCACAAGAGAATACAGCATGAAAACCCCCATCAGCAACACCTTGACATGTGAAGCTGACCAGTGTGCAATAGAAGTTCAGAGAGAAAAATGGGGTTTGTATAATACCAATTGGGTTTTTCAGCTTCAATTGATGAGGTTTTGATAAAGATACAATAGCCACCTACACTCCCAAATGCTCTATGTTCTGAAGGCTTCATCTTGCAAACCCTAACTTACCTTTCTTGGTTGCAGATGGAATCAGTTTCAGTTTCCTTAGCACTTCGGCTTGCACCTCAGTCACTAGATGCAAATTAGACATCTCCCTCCTCAGTTCCCAGTATGCTTGCTGAAGGTTTTCACTGAAACACATTTTAAAGTTAAATTTCAGATGCCTtatattttttttcaatttctaTTGCTGCTATCCTTAATTAGTTTAGACAGCTAGTAAAAGCTTACTACTACTGTAGCTCACCACAAAAAAAACATCCCCAACATTGCTACATATAAAATATTAAGAGCATTAGGCTAGGAGATCATTAGCTTTGCCCCCTCCAAGCacttagcattttttttaaagtaaaagaaTACACAGTGCAATGTGTATAAAGCACTTTTATCAACAGCTGATGTTGGTGACAGCTGGGAAATCCTAACTGCCTTAATAAATCAAAGGTCCACCAAGGCCAGTAGTCAATTTTCAACAGCAGCCAACCTTTAGGGTCTCAAACAGGGCAGGATGGTGACCATCCCCTGCCACCTGCTCCTAGAATCTAGCTTTCAAAAGTACAGTTTTTCTGTACATGGAGTCTCTAACCACCAAGTCAGCACTGATAGGCCTCCACATATTTGTCTCAGCTTTTAAAAAAGCTATACTAACCAACAGCCTTCAACACAACTCAGAGTAGGGAATTTCAAGTGATTAAAATTGAGAAATTAAATTGAGTGATTAAAATAtcaagggtattgagaacaaaacagctagtattataatgccgttgtacaaatctatggtaaggccacacctggagtattgtgtccagttctggtcgccgcaactcaaaaaagacatagtggaaatggaaaaggtgcaaaagagagcgactaagatgattacggggctggagcaccttccttatgaggaaaggctacggcgtttgggcctcttcagcctagaaaagagacgcctgaggggggacatgattgagacatacaaaattatgcagggaatggacagagtggatagggagatgctctttacactctcacataataccagaaccaggggacatccactaaaattgagtgttgggcgggttaggacagacaaaagaaaatatttctttactcggcgtgtggtcggtctgtggaactccttgccacaggatgtggtgctggcgtctagcctagacgcctttaaaaggggattggacaagtttctggaggaaaaatccattatggggtacaagccatgatgtgtatgcgcaacctcctgattttagaaatgggttaagtcagaatgccagatgtaggggagggcaccaggatgaggtctcttgttatctggtgtgctccctggggcatttggtgggccgctgtgagatacaggaagctggactagatgggcctatggcctgatccagtggggctgttcttatgttcttatgtaaaatcaGTCCCTATGTAATAACTCAGCGCCACTTCACATATTATAGGAAACAAATGTGTTTCTATACAGTCACATATTTGAAGATACGCAGCCAACACAACACTGGGCGCTGCATTTTACAGAGGCGCTCTCACAATTTTTATGAGAAAGGTTTTCTCCCAAGGAATATTCCCTTTATCAGTCACCAGAAAATAAGAAAACTTCAAGCTCATTACAAATTGGAGTCTTTTGAAAACATTGCTTCAGGTACTGAAAGGTGTCCTCCACCCTGTCCTTCCATGGAAGTACAGAGAAAGAAATATCAGGCAACAGGCTGGGACCCTACTTTATAGCCAAGTTGCAAGTATATCTTCAGTGGCAGCGTTTGGTTACAGGTGTGGTATTCAGTGCATCCAACAGCTTTGAGATAATCCCAGATTTATAGACAGAACAATTTCTGGCTTCATGGCCACATGATGATGTAAGCTCTTTAAAAGGGCTGTCACACAGAGTGAGGACTGAGAAGTTGATTCAGGTCTCCCTTGGATTTCAGCCCATACTACTGCAACCTTACCTATTATCTGCCCATATCACACAAGTCTCTTGCCTAAACTACTGCACACAGTTTGAACAGAAAACCATCACTAGCAATGACAGTTATTTCCTCAGGTGGCAGAAGCCTGAACAAATCATTTTTCCTGATGCTGAATTTAGCCTGCATTttaggttaattttttttaagtacaaaaAAGAATTGGATAGCTTTACTGATTTCATCTGAAGTCAAATTTCATGTGCAAAACTGGTATTGTTGGTTCTGCCTGTCAGGCACACAAGTTTGGTTTCCCAAGAAGCAGAATTTTGTTTTTAGATCTATACTAAACTCAGATTCTTTCTATAAACAAGGCATAGCAAAGTCTTTAGACTTGAAGACAATTTTGAAGGATCTACAGAACTTTAAACCTAGAAAGAAGTTTCAAGATGAGATACAACGTTTTTCTGTAGTCACTGgcataccttgggggggggggtcaacaaaAACAAGTGCTTCTGGGCGCCCCTCCAAGCTGTGCTGCCCCAAGAGCTAcccacacccactgcctccccatccagaggcattccaaggcccttaaaacatcacttctggtttttcagaagttacattttaaggccttcaggaggTCATGCGATGGGTAGGGCGGTATTTCCAGGCTTGCTCTGGGGCGGGGCAGAGCAGCGCCCAGGATTGCCACTACCTGTAGCTGTGAACACATGAAAGTTGTATCTATTGGTATTTTCTTTGAATAGTCTGCTTTCCATTATTATCAACATTTTCTCTCTTCAGAAGCTGTATTTTAGTTGTTCACTATAAAAAAGGAGTATAAATGCTGCTTTGTCTTAGCGACTTATTGCTGTATGAAAGATTTGATCTTTCATACAGATGAAATCCAATGAAACCACTGCCATTTATTTTGTGAAATCGTCAGGAAACATTCCTTTTACCAACAGAACTGCACAACACTATCCACAGGAAAGCTTAGTTAAGTAACTATTCATATTTGATCAAAGAATCTCTTGTGACAATGAACATGTGCAAAATATTTCACAAATGCATTAGGTAAGTGAATATTGACATTCATATTGAACCAAAGAGCACTTGCTGgaacatacatttaaaaaaatcttccctAGCTGCGAAAAGAGCTGCAGACTTCTTTTCACAGTCAATGCGAATTCCATAAAATAGTGTGTTTTACAATACACAGACTTCTATGTGCCAATTTACATAAAAGTTGATTACCAgagaacagctttttaaaaaaataatccttATCTAAGAATGAGGGAACAATAAATTCACTTGCCAAACAGCTATCCAAATATGTTACAGACAAGTCACAAAAATATTTTTCAGTACATTTAATCAATTAAAAGAGCCAATTAAAGTAATCCTTGCAATATTCTTAAGACTATTAATAATGTCTTATGTATTGCTTCCTATACTGCTTCCTTCCCTTTCTGTAACATCagcaaaaaaaatacaaatgaccACTCCACTTATAACCAAGTCCTACTTCTCCCTCAAGTGGAAAACAAGGAAAAGACATATTTGAGGACAGAAAACAGAACATACAGAATTCCATAATTCATGGAAAACATTTCATATATGGCATTCTATAGTTAATTTGTCATTCAGACAATACAGTTAGTTCTACTCTGCCTTTCGGTCCACATGGGATTCACAAGACACAAACAAAGAAACACCACGCAATATAATATGTAATAAGCAATAAAGAAACATTCACATACACtgggcagaagaagcagcaaaaaaagaaaaaccaacacAAACAGCAGAGAAATAAGCCAAATGCCTAGGAGTAAGTACCATAAATCAATTTATTCCTAAAGATTTCAGGTACAAAAACTGTTTTCCTTCACTGACTATAAGCACCAGGAAGACAGGTCTCCCTAAGGAGTTCTCTAGCCTTGGAACTGCCACTGAAGATGGAGCATTGCAGCTGCCACAGCAAGAAGCTGTATCAGATCATCCACCACATCTCTGACAGCAGGGGACACAGAACAGAGCCTCTATAGATCACCCTAAGAACACTGAACCAGTCCTAATGTAGAAGCAAAACAGCATTTTCAGTTGGGCTTAAAAACCTAATGGAAGCCAGTGAAGCTGCAGTATATGTTCTGCACAGTCTGTCATGACAGCACCCTGGCAATCACATTCAGGAGCCTCCAAGCACCCTCCAAAGGCAGCTCCAATATGGATGCCACAAGGACATGAATGACCCTTGCAGGTATCTTATTAGTCATAAGGATTAATTCCTTATGGGTATTAATTCCATAGTGAAGTTAAAATAAATTCATCCATACCTATTAAGGTATCCATACCTATTAATCCATAAGGATTAATTCTTTATGGGTATTAATTCCATAGTGAAAATAAATTCATCCATACCTATGAATGTTGTGATGTTGGACAAGCTCTCCATTTATTAAAGTTCCTTTATTGGACTCAGCCTGAAAAGATATAATTTAACATTGTGAACATTTTACTATTGGTTTTTGAAAAATCCAGTTGCCCCTCAGACAAAGTTAGTTAAGGTTTTTCAAGATTACAAATGAatcaaagatttaaaaaacctTGACTATTCTCTGATCCCAGTACTAGGCATTATAAAATAATGTGGAAAAGCTGAAAGATGTATCATACGGGACCaatgttttaaaattaacaagggcaggggaaaaaaagcctaCAAAAAAAGATTCCCAATTGACCTAAGCAAATCAACCAATTTGTACTGACTGCAAGAAGCACAGCCAGACAACATCCTATAAGTTCAAACAAGACGCGCAAATCTCGCCAGGCAAGAAGCTTGGTGAGGCTAGTATTGCTCACAACATCTGCTTGACTCTTTAGGTCTACCCCATATATTGATACGTCTTTGTACATGTTAAGTGTCTTAGAACTACTATATAAATGATGATTGGTCTGCCACTCCACATATACACAAAAGCTATTCACAGTCTAAAGTAAACCCCACATTTCACAGAACAGGAAAAACATTTATCGTTTGCTACTACAATTTAAAATTTTATGTGTTAGTTGTAAGAGAGTTAAGACTTTTCTAACTTCTAAGTAAGAATTTTTTAACTTCCTAGAAGTCAGGTATTCTAGCCCAAAGAATTTAAATCTTAACCTTAATATAAACTCAAACACAGTTATTCTAAATATATTAACCCAAGTCATATCACATTTTGCAGATGGGAGTTTCCCAATATGAAATAGCATGAGCAAAAAGAATGAAGTAATGAAATGATGCTTTACCATATGCTCTATGCTCCTATAGAGAAAAAAACTAGAAGACTTATTCGTCAGTAGTCCTACTGAAATCAAGAGGACAACACAATAAGTGTTATGAATTATATGCTCTGTTCAGCAAATTTTAAGCTGCAGATTGACAAAATGCCAGCTCTCCTTGCAGGGAAAAGGACTAACATCCAATCAAGCCAACATCTTGCACTCAGCACCACCTAGTGGAACTTATCCAAATCTTCATACTAGGACAAAATCAATCCATCTATTTTCTGCTGCCTAAGAAACTGAAAACAAACCAAGCGATGTCTATTTAACACACCAAACAACCGATGATGGCAATCAGAAGTTTGGCCTACCTAGAGCAACAAAATGATCTAAAGCTTCAGAAAGCTTTCATTTACAAATTAGTTGAAAGTAGCATTAAATATTGCCAATGCAGGTTGCTTTTCCTAAGAGAAGCAATTCAACTATCTTGAATGGCCAAGACTTTGCAATACTGAGGAACACAAACCTGACCCattccaattacacaggcctgcaaaacagGGTCAGAATTTTTTCCTCAAAATTTAAgatgttttatatgaatttggggtacggattccaaaaatagcatgtTTTGTTCTAttatgtctagtttcagagatgcagcgtagcctcattagtgaatggttcaagctgcttccttgtaaggaagccATGACGTGGAACTGTTTTAAATCCAGCTTAAACACACACCTTCCAAAATGTACAGTAATCCAATTATGAAAATTTTATGAGGATCAGGCTCAAACAGTCgggggaaaaacaaaatccaCTGAATCCTCCTCATGCAAAATACTACTGGTTGGTCAAAGTAAATTGAAGTTGCTTGACATGTCACATGAAAAAGAACATTCAGGAGTAGTTTATTACAAAAGTCTGCTGTTCAAAGCAGTCAAACAACTCACTGAGAGTGACAGAGTCTTAAGTATGcttaaagtagctctttggatccttgCCAATATTATTTGAATAACATCCCAGAAACAAAGTGATATTATTAGAATACAGgaccagcctatttatacacggattttttttatacacgcatttgactcaacacaaatggcccctgcaaatgagaaggaatgtgctgatccctggagaaggggaaaaatgcatccctttaaaatcagttttaaaaactgagcagtcctttaacaatagcttcttaatgagagggggggcagctggctgacaatccaccaatccttctctctccaggcgatccctcccttccccctgagcacgtgaaagaaaggtaatcactttgcattggtgaagggtggggctgagtgaagtgcctttctaagcttttggaggaggactgattgatggattgtcttcttaatgactcttatcttgcatcacaaaggtcagcaaagctgtttttaaatcaccagagcaaagaaactgttttttaaattgatttgctatagtgagttttttgccatccagttttttgccatccaattTGTCACCAGtttttgagtgcttggaaaggaacccactcAAATaacgaggctcaacctgtatgaaGCACACAAACATTCCTCAagtctgtttaacccatttctgcccagtgcacaggtgtatatatttggtccctgttccaTACATAcagtcagttggcatccttcagttccggaagactatagtatcgcactCTGTATAGTGGTTCCataacagtgtcctctccagtgcacgaaccctgggtaaggtagatatggaggatagactgtttcccatgcagcaaatcccccctctccacgtcgctgaaatggtccaatggaaaggcagaagccagtacagttggttccagcggcatcgcaggagttgccagaacgtgactgtgttcagccatgaactgctgttCATCACACTGTTCCCCTGCACCACACTGTTCCCCTGCATCACACTgttcccctgcacatgcccgatctcatctaatcttggaagctaagcagggtcaggcctggttagtacttggatgggagaccgcctcagaataccgggtgctgtaggcttacaccatagtctttccagactgaaggttgccaaccattccataTATGCAATCTTGTGCATAAATGGTTTAATGTTACAATGTAATGCAGCATCCCACCCAATCTCCCTATGAGAATCTGTAACGAAGCAATACCTTTTGCATACATTTTTGTAGTTCTCCCCTCAGATCACTACATTCTTCCCTCAGGTTCTCTAAATCCTGCTCCAAACTATGCACCTTTAGGGCATTATTCAATCGCTCGATTTCCCAACTAGACGGGTTACAATTCAGAGTCTTCATCACTGCAAAGGGATAAGAATTGCCTGATTATTCAATCATAATATATTCCAGCATTAAGTATCATAGACTTACACGGAACTATAGACCTACAGCAAGCATATATTACCATCTTGTGGGAATGAATTCCATGTTAATTCTTCAAAGGCATCAGTTCCCCAACAAAACAACACACCTACTATTCCAAAAGATTTTCTCTCTCATGTTGTAATGGATCTTTCCATTACATTACATTCAGCCATTACATTACCATCACCACTTTTATTCCATCTGAATAATGGAAGTCACCACTTTTATTCTATCCTCTACTTTGGTCACCAGTTTTTGTCCTTGACATACAAAAAGGACCTACCACATCTGGGACATCTCTCTGTATCAAGGGAGAACTATCTCATTCACTCTTTCAGAACATATGTTTCAGTATCAGTTAGTAATCACACTTGTAGAtaacacaatggaacctacttctgaagcaagcacaggattgtgccacaACTCATCCACCTTAGATTGACGGCTTCTACTATTACCACACATAGATATTTTAATTCTCTTAAAGATGCATTTTTGTGCGTGACTGTGCATACATCAGCACATACATAAGTAATTCTTCCTATTACACCTGAAACTTTTCATGGGGAGGTGTTGGTTTCTACATTCTTATTACCAATTTATAACTAAAAACAGTATACAATATTGAGACTATCCTTTCTAAAATATGAGTCATCTCAGACTTGAGGCTCTTGAACacgttttatttttcttatttgccCCATGTGCAACTCCACAATCTGCTTAAGCAGAATTTGCTTTGGGGCTACTGGATCATCCTGCTCTGACACCAGTCACTACTCATGTCAGGGAAGGGGCATGACAACTGGTTTGGAAGAACACCTGAGCATGTTTGAAAACTCTTGGTATGCCAAGCAATCCAGTGATTTAGGGAAGTCACTTCTAGAGAAAAGGGACACTGAATGATCCTGTGATAATTCCCACCCCAGACCAACAAATGTAGAATCTACATTCACAATATAGCTTCCTCCTTATCTTGTTGAACTGGAAACAAATGAAAAACTATTTTCCTCCTCCAAATATAGTATCAAGCTCTGAAGAATTTGCACAAAAGATGCTGATCATATTGAAAATGTCACCAGCAAATGGAAAGACACTTTGTTTTGCTTCTGTATCATGTATTGCAACAATATCCTGTTATGCAAATAGAATGCTTTAGCAGAAAGCACACAGTTGGCCACAGAATTTTGCACTCTTTAATGAAGCTCTGTAATCAGGTGTATGCATTTACACACTTTGTTGACAAATAATGTGCACCTTGCTGAGTTTCTGCTTCAGTTCTTAGCTGTAGGAGCTCCACTTCTTTAGACTGCAACTGCTCATTCAACAATTTCAGGGATTCATTGCTCTCTTTTGTCTAGTATGAAGAAGGAACACAGTCAGGACATTGTCCCTTTAGCTTGTCAGTCAATAAAATCCAGATTCCTGAATCTTAAAACAAGCACAGCTAACTTGGCTCTCGATACAGAGATGGCCAAAATGTCAggtgttcattttatttttattgt is a window of Tiliqua scincoides isolate rTilSci1 chromosome 5, rTilSci1.hap2, whole genome shotgun sequence DNA encoding:
- the AZI2 gene encoding 5-azacytidine-induced protein 2, encoding MDELAEDDIDILNHEKADTHHKRDGEIPVPAYTGEESVASHFALVTAYEDIKKRLKETERENSFLKKRLRLLEEKLLGAHLEETTSSVGREQVNRAYQAYREACIERDNLKNRLDKMTKESNESLKLLNEQLQSKEVELLQLRTEAETQQVMKTLNCNPSSWEIERLNNALKVHSLEQDLENLREECSDLRGELQKCMQKAESNKGTLINGELVQHHNIHSENLQQAYWELRREMSNLHLVTEVQAEVLRKLKLIPSATKKVSSCAPIQCIEDLERDFTNEHLTASGTVCKKRLCAPSDQVFGNAVSSQSCSDERLPVCDLPFQEHNSYGKSSLEDNSWVFPSPPKPSETEFWEMKNKVTHLVFPENLDQCNQNCLHKS